GTACTAAATTTTGCCAAGGTAAGAAGAGGTTGAAAGTAGAGAGGGTTGAGGTTTATAGACATCAACATCACAAGCAAACAAAAGAGTGCTTTTGTTGACACATGAGAATCCTGCATATATTGCTTTAATACTTAATTATTGTTTTCACTACATTCAAATAAAGCAacctaaaaatcaaattaatattaatatttcattttttattataattcacACTATTGCCAATAACTCCACATCCTTACCCTATGTTTCGGTAAATAAttataaaggaaaagaaatgaaatgaaggtTAAAAAAAAGGTTATGATGCTTGTTTATTTTGTCTACTAGATAAAATTAGTAAAGTACttgggaaagtgaaagaaatgtttgattattataaaaaaaattctaattatattctttttataaaataactCATGTCAAAAATTAATaggataaaaaatataatttcgcATATAAAAAGTAACATCACTTTTTTTCCATAGTTTTTCTCCCaatttgaagtaaataaaaaCCATGTAACTTGGGAAAGCAAGGGAAATtcaactctcttttgctttccattgcttaaataaaagaaacaattgAACCCCAAGTTCTAGTTTATTAGTCGGGTATTCATTTTTCTTAGGAATAATTTGCGTTCAAATCATTGTTATACTAAAAAACAAATCCAAACAACAGAAAGGTTCTTTACTTTcctcaaaatgtaattttgtttATATGTCTAAAGTTTCCTACATGTGGTGTCAATTGAGTTAGGGCTCAATCCTATATGTTTTTTTGGTATGTCCAGAGCAAATGGTTACTTACTTTCCTCAAAATGCAATATTTTTAGGTATGTCCAAAGTTTCTTTCATATGCAATATTTTTAGGTATGTCCAAAGTTTCTTTCATATGATGCCAATTGAGTTAAGGCTTATTCTGCTATATTTATTGGCATGTCTAGAATGAAAGGTTATTTGCTTTCCTCAAAATACCTTTTGGGTATGTCAAAAGTTTACTTCATGTGATGTAAATTAAGTTAAGGTTTAATCTaccaaatttattaaatatatcaagAGGGAAAGGTTTTTCCTCAAAATGccatattttttttttggtatgtttAAAGTTTCCTTCATATagtgtaaattaaattaaagcttaaattgCTATTTTTTTACGAATATTAATTGACAGTCCCTCCATTTTTTCTTTCCGTAAAAGGACAATATAGTTTGCCATTGTATCTATCTTTGTTGGTCAtggtaatattatattattaaacttTATAACAAAAGGGACCAACatttataaaagaaacaaataaaataaataaaggcaTTTGCTTTCACGCTTCTAAATTATTTAATCCAATCCAGCTCCAGCTGGGTCCACTACGCCCACATTGCAAAAGTAATAATCAAACCTCCATTCTCCGCTGTTTTCCATTTTTCAATGGAACCCTAAAGACTAATCCCTCGAACCTCACCAGTTTCATCCCATGGAAAACTTCTCCTACTCTTCTTATCCTGAATCCGGCGGTTCTTCGCCTCGTTCCAGAGAAATTGAATGCGAAAATCAATCATGGGACGAGTCGCCCTCCCTCAATGCTactaataataatgttaattatAAGGTTAAGTTTATGTGCAGCTATGGGGGCAAAATCCAACCGCGTTCCCACGATAACCAGCTCGCTTATGTTGGTGGAGATACCAAAATCCTCGTCGTTGATCGCAACATCAAGTTCTCTGCTATCATGGCCAAGTTATCTTCTCTTTACGGTGGGGATTCTGAGGTTTGTTTCAAGTATCAGCTTCCCGGTGAAGATCTCGACGCTTTAATTTCCGTTACCAGTGATGAAGATCTGGAGCATATGATGATGGAATATGACCGGTTGCATCGTTCCTTTGCCAAACCGGCCCGGTTGAGGTTGTTTCTATTCCCGTTGAATTCGCCGTTGGTGGCGTCAGGATTTGAAGGGAGTGAACCGAAGTCCGATAGGCAATGGTTCATTGACGCATTGAATTCGGTGCAGATTCAGAATCTCGATGCCTCTTCCCCTCCTACTGTGGCGGTTCTGGCGGCAAATCCCGATTTTCTATTCGGGTTGGATAAGGTGAATGTGCCGGATTCTGTTCCTCCGGTTGTGACGGTGGCACAGGAAGTTGTTGCGAAGGATGTAACGGCGGGATCAGACTGTGGATCGGAGGACCAGCATTTGATCACGGACCCAATGGTATCTCCAGCAGAGATCCAGAGGCAAATCCATGAATTACAGAGGATGCATATTGTTGCTACACAAGAACAAGGCATTTTGCAGAGAAAAATCGATGAATCAAATGCTAGAGCTTACAATACTCAAGATTATTCAAAAATGTTGGATAAAATTGCCACTTCACCGGTACCAGTATCAACTCCGCTGCAAATGCCAATTCAAACGGCGTATTTAAGCTCTGCTGCTTATTCGGTATCTGCGACCGCAGCCCCCGCAAACCAACCAGTTTACCTCATTCCGACTCCTGCAGCCGGAGTTTATCAACGGCCTCCGACAATACAACAGGTAACTGTACCAGCTGGTCAACCTTACTACGGGGTACAGCGGGTGGTTCAGGATGTTTACCGAGAGCAGTCGGTTTACAATGCGGTTCCATCCACGAAGGTTGGGGCATACAGTGAGGGAATCCAAGTT
The genomic region above belongs to Gossypium hirsutum isolate 1008001.06 chromosome D05, Gossypium_hirsutum_v2.1, whole genome shotgun sequence and contains:
- the LOC107957848 gene encoding uncharacterized protein produces the protein MENFSYSSYPESGGSSPRSREIECENQSWDESPSLNATNNNVNYKVKFMCSYGGKIQPRSHDNQLAYVGGDTKILVVDRNIKFSAIMAKLSSLYGGDSEVCFKYQLPGEDLDALISVTSDEDLEHMMMEYDRLHRSFAKPARLRLFLFPLNSPLVASGFEGSEPKSDRQWFIDALNSVQIQNLDASSPPTVAVLAANPDFLFGLDKVNVPDSVPPVVTVAQEVVAKDVTAGSDCGSEDQHLITDPMVSPAEIQRQIHELQRMHIVATQEQGILQRKIDESNARAYNTQDYSKMLDKIATSPVPVSTPLQMPIQTAYLSSAAYSVSATAAPANQPVYLIPTPAAGVYQRPPTIQQVTVPAGQPYYGVQRVVQDVYREQSVYNAVPSTKVGAYSEGIQVMQPTGGMPESGYVQVGYDGAGRQVYYTAAPYQGMPQMVASGSVPVLSQDGT